A genome region from Meriones unguiculatus strain TT.TT164.6M chromosome 13 unlocalized genomic scaffold, Bangor_MerUng_6.1 Chr13, whole genome shotgun sequence includes the following:
- the LOC132650494 gene encoding zinc finger protein 431-like, which produces VTFNDVHVKFSQEEWALLEPSQKQLYKDVMLETCENLTAIGYNWNDHNIEEHFKPYECNECGKAFAENSHLISHKRTHTGEKPYECNQCGKAFAQNSHLISHKRTHTGEKPYECNECGKAFAKNSHLMSHKRTHTGEKPYECNECGKAFAENSHLIRHKRTHTGEKPYECNECGKAFAENSTLLSHKRTHTGEKPYECNECGKAFAENSTLLSHKRTHTGEKPYECNQCGKAFAENSHLIRHKRTH; this is translated from the exons gtgaccttcaatgatgtgcatgtgaaattcagccaagaagagtgggccttgctggaaccttcccagaagcaactctacaaagatgtgatgctagagacctgtgaaaacctcactgctatag gctacaattggaatgaccataatattgaagaacatttt aaaccttatgaatgtaatgagtgtggcaaagcctttgcagaaaacagtcatctcataagccataaaagaacacacactggagagaaaccttatgaatgtaaccagtgtggtaaagcctttgcacaaaacagtcatctcataagccataaaagaacacacactggagagaaaccttatgaatgtaatgagtgtggtaaagcctttgcaaaaaacagtcatcttatgagccataaaagaacacacactggagagaaaccttatgaatgtaatgagtgtggcaaagcctttgcagaaaacagtcatctcataagacataaaagaacacatactggagagaaaccttatgaatgtaatgagtgtggtaaagcctttgcagaaaacagtactctcttaagccataaaagaacacacactggagagaaaccttatgaatgtaatgagtgtggcaaagcctttgcagaaaacagtactctcttaagccataaaagaacacacactggagagaaaccttatgaatgtaaccagtgtgggaaagcctttgcagaaaacagtcatctcataagacataaaagaacacat